ATGATCTATTCCACTCCCCAGTTTGTCATACAGAGCTACGCAGATTGGTTTCATTCTATTATAGAGAAGAATAATGAAAACCAGGTATTGGGAAATATGCAGGATATTTCATTAATGGGTTTTGTAAGAAGAGTTCTTGGGGATGCTTCCATTTCCAATCTTATATTTTTAGCTTTTGGCTTACCATTATTTGCTTTGCCATATGTGCGAATAAAACAATATAAAAATTATGCTTTTCAGCTAATGATTCTGGCTTCTACATTATTGTTTTTGGTGCTATTCAGCTCAAGTTCAGAATCACCTACGTATATCATTGCTGTTGTAGGAGTGATGATCTGGTTTTTTCTTCAGAAAGAAAGAACACCATTTATCATTGGATTGTTGATTTTTGTGATCATTTTTACTTGTTTTTCAACTTCAGATCTTTTTCCTAAATCAGTCAAAAATGATTATATCATCAAATATTCATTAAAAGCGGTACCTTGCATTGTTGTTTGGCTAAGAGTTGTATATGAACTTTTAACCAAAGATTTTGAAAAAAATTATAGCCTGAACTGATCCGATGAAAAAAATTTCTATTGTAATACCTGCCTATAACGAAGAAGGAAACGTAGCTATGATCCATCAGAAGATCAAAGAGGTTTTTTCCGGGTTAAAGGCTTATGATTTCGAAATTATATTTGTAAATGACGGAAGCAGGGATAATACACAGCAAAAACTTGAAGAACTGTCCGAGCTGTATGATGAAGTGAAATTTATTGAATTCTCAAGGAATTTCGGGCATCAGCCGGCAGTAAAAGCAGGGATGGATCAGGCTTACGGAAATGCTGTGATTTCTATGGACGGAGATCTTCAACACCCTCCGGAGCTGATTCCTGATATGATCAGAAAATGGGAAGAAGGCTATGATGTTGTATTAACGGTAAGGACCTATCCGAAAGAAATTTCTTTCTTTAAAAGGAAAACCTCCGATTTTTTCTATAAGCTGTTATCTAATCTTTCTGATGTAAACCTTACTAAAGGGGGAGGATCTGATTTCAGACTTTTGGATGCCAGTGCTGTGGAAGTAATGAGGCAATTCAATGAAGATGATTTATTCTTAAGAGGATTGACAAGCTGGATGGGCTTTAAACAAACGGCT
The sequence above is drawn from the Chryseobacterium daecheongense genome and encodes:
- a CDS encoding glycosyltransferase family 2 protein, which produces MKKISIVIPAYNEEGNVAMIHQKIKEVFSGLKAYDFEIIFVNDGSRDNTQQKLEELSELYDEVKFIEFSRNFGHQPAVKAGMDQAYGNAVISMDGDLQHPPELIPDMIRKWEEGYDVVLTVRTYPKEISFFKRKTSDFFYKLLSNLSDVNLTKGGGSDFRLLDASAVEVMRQFNEDDLFLRGLTSWMGFKQTALNFTANERLAGKSSYNLKKMITFAFTGITAFSVKPLYIAAYLGFLFSAISVIGYGIYVIHSFVSHTEISGWASLIMTIVFFGGLQLIILGIIGMYLGKIFKQVKERPNYIIKNKKL